The genomic window CCAGGGTGCCGGTTCCGCTCGGTTCTACAACATGCAGTTcggccattttttttctcccccctcctcctcctgctcctgctcctgaaCAACACAAACGGGCAGCACGATCGGTTAGCGGCTCACTGCGGGGAAACAAATTCTCTCTCGGCCGACTTGTAGGCGGAGCGGCGGGGTTTTCTCCGCTGGCATCGGGCCGTGAGCCGCCTCCAGCTCCGGGACCGGAGATTAGGACCCGAACACGGCCGCGGCAGCTCCGCGTTTAGTCGTTCCTTCACCAGATAAATCGGTCATTCTCGTCGATTCAAACGTTAGTCAGAGGAGGGTAACACTTCCGGGTTGTGACGTGATTACTGTTTACTTCCGCTGTCACcgcgtttcaaaataaaatactaatcGACCAAAAAAGGGAGTTATcgcttaaattaaaaaaaaagtccaaaataaaaacatgtttttttaaattgtattttttctacATATTAGTGtattgcaaatatttaaatcaacaatTTAAACTGTCACacattagtttagtttaaaacccacttttctttttttttaaagaaaacaaaaagtactgTATCTGATTCTTCCCCgactgaaaaacaactttaaatatagtgatttaattttaattaccTTACGTAAAATTACGTAAacgtaattaaataaatattgtgcaCTGATAGCTATTGCAAAGTTACAAATATCAGGCCCCTTCACGTCTGAGTTCATGTGTTAGGAAACAAGGCAACAAGTGTGAGCTCCTGTCTTAGTAAAATGAACTCCTAGCAGCGGTGGGATTCGAACCCACGACCCCGAAGAGACTGGAGCCTTAATCCAGCGTCTTGGACCACTCGGCCACGCTACCTGTCTATTTGCTACTGCGTCTGATTGATCTGTGGCATCActtagttatattttattttgtattaattaTTTATGAACTGTGTCCGATGCTACAGTTCTCTGTtcttaataaataaagctgcagaagttaatttatttttataaaaataaataaaagcaaacttgTAGTTGCTGCATcgcaccagcagggggcgcggTGGCACCGTCGAGTCGCAGCTAGTTATCAGACGAAGAAGAATTTGACTGGCGGTGGGCGCGTTGTGTAGCTGCTCTGTTGCATTGTACTTAATACGACCAACAGGTGAAATGCAGACCTCAGACTCTTATTACGCTTGCAACGTGTTTTAGAAAGATTGTTTTAGGTCGTCACATCTcgattcatgttttatttctagTTTCGGTAAGCTAGCTGCTATGTAGCATCTTCCTCCTGTAGGCTAGTTAGCCAGCTAGCATCGGCTGTTAGCTCCgcatcacaacaaaaacaacctcacATCCTCTAAAATCGTTCGGTattcttaaatattttagtttaaactttattctgtGATTATCAGTGTAAGCCAGCAGCTTACTGCAGGGAGTTGAGCTGCTCTCCTCTGTGTCTGTTTATAAACTGGGATCAGGTCAGCTGAGCCATGAGTGAATTCAGGATCCACCACGACGTGAACGAGCTGCTCAGCCTCCTGCAGGTGCGAGGAGGTGATGGAGCGGAGGGATACATCGACTTACTGCAGAAACACAGGACTCCTTACGTCACCACCACGGTCTCTGCCCACAGCGCCAAGGTGGGTCACACAGACACTCCAGGCATGATGGGAAATAACTGCAACACATAATCCTCCTACAATGATGAGAACATTGTAACTTGTTTGCATCATTTTCAGGTCAAATTAGCAGAGTTCTCTAAAACACCTGAAGACTTCTTGAGGAAATATGACGAGCTGAAGTCCAAAAACCTCCGCAGCCTGGACCCTTTGGTGTATCTGCTCTCCAAACTCTGTGAGGATAAAGAGGTACGTCGTTTAGAGGCGCTTCAGATGGATAAGAGTTCACTCGCTGTTTCcgttcagtttcctttttttacaacTTGTGAAATTTGTAGACTCTacagtttctgcagcagaacgcCAAAGAGAGGTCCGAGTCCTCTGCAAACGCAAACTCGGCCACGACCACGAGTTACTCTCTGCCTCAAACCAGCACAAAGATGTCCATGCAGGAGCTGGACGAGCTGCGGAAGAAGCTGGGCAACGTGACGGCCAGCTCCAACGCTCCTCTGGTGAACCTTCTCTTCCTGAAGAGTAATGGCAGCGTTGATCTGCAGAGGGTCTGAAGTAAAGTCTCTTCTTTCTGCTGCGTTTTTGTGACCAGCCCGCTGAAGTCACACGGAAGATGCTACGAGACAAACACAATAAGAAGAATCCCACGCAGCCCAACCCCGTCTTCCCTAACTGGGTCTACGACCGTCCAGCTCTCATCGGAGACTTCATGACCAGCCCCGCCCCCGCCGCAGATCCAGCTGCAGCCATCGGTGTGCAGACAGGAAGTTCCCTCCTGAACCTCTGCTGCGTGTCGCCTCACATCAGTAAATCTTGTCTCCGTGTTTTGTGTTCAGGAACGCTGCCTCTGTCGGCTCAGGAGCAGTTTGTGGTGGAGGACCTGCTCTTTGTTCTGATCGGAGTCGATGGGCGAGACATCACGGCTCAGCCCGTCCTGGGGAGGCAGAACCGCTCCTTTATCGTTGATACGACGCTGGACATGTCTGTCAAAGAGCTGGTGAACAGAATATTACCCGTAGCGTCGTATTACTCCACAATAACACGGTAAGGAACGCAGTTCAGCCCAGTTTTTACCCTCCATACGTATTTTCATCCTCTGCTGGTAGTGATGATGCTTacaaaagtttttattctaaggatttttcttttaatccttCCACCTATTTATTGACAGATTTCTTGCTGCTAATCTGAGCTGAAAGAATATttaattatattaatattaactcgagaaattttcattttctgtgaaaacggCGTGAACTCTGAGGGCTGTGTAACTTTactgaagaggctgaaacaaagttgttgcagctaaaagaagcagaatgctgtctaaaagtagctgaatggAGCAGAAGGGcggataaaagctaaaagtagcagaaaaagacaaaaacagagcaagttagctgaagcagatttcaaagaaaacaatgtttttaaagagcttGCATCAGTTTCTGtgggaaaaatgttttgaaaagtataaaagctccaaaagcaaaaagtcaCAGCaatcatctcctgaatgagccgaacgtctaaaataacagaaaataaacagaagtttataaaaaaggacagaaataaaaacaggaggatAATAAAGTGAAGTGTGTCTCAGCATTCACGCAGCAGATGAAGTATTTTGGTTGATAATTCCAGATTTGATGAGTTCTgctggttgtttttcttccaggtTCATCGAGGAGAAGTCGTCCTTCGAGTACGGCCAGGTGAACCACGCCCTCACGGCGGCGATGAGGACTCTGATGAAGGAGTACCTGATCCTGGTCACCCAGCTGGAGCACCTCCAGCGGCAGGGCCTTCTGTCGCTGCAGAAGCTCTGGTTTTACATCCAACCCACCATGAGGACCATGGAGATTCTGGCGTCCATCGGTCAGACTCTGAGAGTTGTCGcctgatttcttttaaaagctcaTCTTTCTGAATAAATGAAGTGAAATTAGCCTGAAAGAAGCTCAAGTTTAATTAATAGTATCCAGCAACAAAGCAGACACTTTTATTGAGTAAATAAGATGATTTCTGTCGTTTTCACAGCCTCCTCGTTGGACAAAGGGGACTGTATGGGTGGATCGACGCTCAGCCTTCTTCACGACCGAACCTTTAACTACACGGGCGACAGCCAGGCCCAGGAGCTCTGTCTTTACCTCACCAAGGCAGCCAGCGTCCCCTACTTTGAAATTCTGGAGAAGTGGATCTACAGAGGCATCATCAAGGATCCCTACAGGTGTTTATCCTCCACGATAACACGGCTCAGTGAAACATGCCCCACTTTAGGTTGGTTCTGTTCCTGACAGGAATGGGTCATTTAACTGTTTTCAGTTATCAAATCTGAGTCCGAACTGCACAcgataagtgtgtgtgtgtgtgtgtgtgtgagacacatTGACCTGATCCATCAATCGTTTTAAATCCTGActgatgttttagttttaaattattgtccCAAAGTTCACGTTTGTGTCCGACTTCTGCGTTTGCTCAGTGAGTTTATGGTGGAGGAGCACGAGCTGCAGAAGGAGAAGATCCAGGAAGACTACAACGACAAGTACTGGGACCAGAGGTACACCATCGTCCAGCACCGCATTCCCTCCTTCCTGCAGAAGATGGCCGACAAAATATTAAGCACAGGTACGAGCTGACGGAAGCGGCACAAAGCGAGCGTTCGGCGCCGTGCTGAAACCTGTTCCTGCACAGGGAAGTACCTGAACGTGGTGCGGGAGTGCGGCCGGGACGTGACGTGTCCCGACGCCAAGGAGGTTCTGTACACCCTGAAGGAGCGGGCCTACGTGGAGCAAATCGAGAAGGCCTACAACTACGCCAGCAAGGTCCTCCTGGACTTCCTCATGGAGGAGAAGGAGCTGGTCTCACGTCTCAGGTGAACAGATCAGAGCAACAACTAAAGTAAACCTAAATAAACCCCCAGATCTTTGGAAGTAAAGGTTAACTACGTTTCCATCAGATCAATAAAACACTACTTCCTGATGGACAAAGGAGATTTCTTCGTCCACTTCATGGACctgacagaggaggagctgaagaagccGGTGGACGACATCGTCCCTCCGAGGCTCGAAGCTCTGCTGGAGCTCGCTCTGAGGATGAGCACGGCCAACACGGACCCCTTCAAAGACGACCTGAAGGTGGGCGGATTCACCAGAACCCAGCTGGTGCTGTTAGAAATGAATTTGGTCCGTGATGAAAGAGGCGAACACAAACTCCAGTTAAATAACAGTAAACAGAGTCTGCAgctttcaaatgtaaaaacaatcattttcattcactatattgtttttgtataaagaaataaaagtccAGCTGCATAACCGGTTATTAAAATATCCTGATTTCTGCTCCAAAATCCTGAAACATGGTGTCAAGGAAACAAGTTGTGcagaaattaaacacaaaaatgggccTTGTGTTACAGGAAGAGCTCTGGCCTCGTTAAATTTGTAGATTAAGATTAAATAATCTCGTGTTATCGTGGGAAAAACGTTGAGCAGCAGCTGCCTCGTGGTTTTCCAACCGTCTCATCTCTCCTCAGATCGACTTGATGCCTCATGACGTCATCACTCAGCTGCTGCGAGTCCTCGCCATCGAGACCAAGCAGGAGAAGGCCATCATCAACGCCGAGCCGACGGACGTGGCGCTCAGCGGCCTGGAGGCCTTCTCCTTCGACTACATCGTCAAGTGGCCGCTGTCGCTCATCATCAACAGGTGAAAAACGTCCTTCTCTGAAACCTTCAGAGCGTCTTCTCCTTTCAGCTCATGGTTCTAGCTGTAAATAGCATCAGCTTCATTCAAACATCCTAAATGTTCTGGGAATAAGTGCTTTAGAGGTTTCAACGTTTGTTTTTCCACCCAGGAAAGCGCTGACCAGGTACCAGATGCTCTTCAGACACATGTTCTTCTGCAAACACGTGGAGCGGCTGCTGTGCAACGTGTGGATCAGCAACAAAGACTCCAAGCAGTACTCGTTGTCCTCGGCCAAATGGTGAGCCCGCGGCTCTGTCCGTCCGTTAACTTTCAGGAAGGAAACGTGCTGACGTGGCGCTGTGTTCAGGTTCGCAGCGGCGTTCGCCCTGCGCCAGCGGATGCTGAACTTTGTGCAGAACATCCAGTACTACATGATGTTCGAGGTGATGGAGCCCACCTGGCACGTCATGGAGAACAACCTGAAAACGGTGAGGGCTTCAGAGAAAGATGGcgggtttttaaataaataaatgaaataaaatgctgacGGTTTTTCGTGGCTCTCGTTGGCCAGGCTTCAAACATTGACGACGTTCTCTGCCATCACACCAGCTTCCTGGATAACTGCCTGAAGGACTGCATGCTGACCAACCCTGAGCTCCTCAGGATCTTCTCCAAGCTCATGTCCGTCTGCCTCATGTTCACGAGCTGCATGCAGGTTCGTTGACAGCCAAACGGTTCTGCTGAAGTTCTCGGTTCTCTGTGGTAATCCTGATAAATTCAGCCAGTTAGACATCCAAGAACCGTCCTCAATTTAAAAACGGAAAACTTCcaagtttttaaactgtgttgagTTTTCATCCCAGAAAACTTCCAGCTTGgaggaataaaacaaagatgggCTGAAGCTTTAAATTGCCAACAAAGACCGTCAGGAGGGAGAGAtgggagagtgatttgcatgtgagttcagcagTTTCTGATCCTGGAGCtcttcagaaataaagaagTCTGGTTTTCTTCAGCTTCCAGGGATGAATCACGTGTTTCTGCTCCTGGGCTTTCAGTGGAGGGTCCAACAAcaaatttagtatttttatcatttagacGCTTCGAGTCTCGTGTTCAAAGCAGTTTAAGTCCACTTGGTGGAGTTGATGCTGGTGGAAATAAGATGAAAcactttataatttaaattGAACCAATTCTGGTTTCTTCTGTAGCTcctacaggaaaaaaacaagtttaaaacaaattttaaagtttgttttccttcatatTGTAACTCTCTGATGTCCGCCCGCCCAGCCACagtctgaggaggaaaaaagtcgttttctttttctcctggtTGTTTTTAGCGGTTCACTCAGAGCGTGAGGTTGGAGCGTCTCTCTCAGGAGCAGGACATGATGGACGCGCCTCCGGCTCAGAGCGAGCAGCCCGACgaaccagagaagaagaagccgACTGCGAAGGTAACAAGAAAACGTTTCTTGCTGAACGCCGTGAACTGAAGTGGTTGTAAAAACGCCTCCTCTGCATCAGCTTTTAGCCGAGCACGCCGACGGCGTTCAGTCCGACGCCGGCTTCGAAGCGACCATCGGTAAGTTCGACAGTAACttcagcctgctgctgctggacctGCTGGACAAACTGAGCATCTACAGCACCAACGACTGCGAGCACAGCATGATCAGCATCATCTACAGGTAGGAGAGACCAGCGCCGACGTTTAGCTGCTTCATGGTTTTAATGAGTTCACGGCGCCACGTCCAGCAGTGCAGCGTCACACAGAATGACGTGTTCGTGCGATCGACTCCACAGGCTGGACTTTAACGGCTTCTACACGGAGCGGCTGGAGAGGATGGCTGTGGAACGCAACCAGAAAGCTGCGGCGTAACGACAGAAGTCAGAAACGTCTGCGTGTTCATCGTGTTTTATATTCTATAAATCGTCGTCCTGATGTGTGAGGAAAACTTCTCATGGGTAACTTATTATGCATGTACAGtcaaaatgtgagttttttatGCCCATTGCGGATCATTAAAAGTATTTCCTGAACTGATTTGgacttttgatgtttttgtgcaacGAGAGACCCCCAAACTGAACGTcttataaataattattaagtCTTATATTTAAGCTGGTTTGGGAATTAAAACCTGAGGAGttgaatcaaaaacattttaacttctaTGAAACACTGTAAAGAATCTAACAGGAGTCtgtcttcagaataaaagcatgaGACACGCTTTAGACTGCAATAGAAACTTATTtatgacaaattaaatgtttttaagtaaaacccGGGGAAGCACGAAGCTCATGGCTGACAGTAGATATCTGGACATATTGGGCTGTCGTCACATCTTGTTTTTCAGAAATCCTTCCTGAAGAAATCTCAACAGACGGCTACAAGCAAACACTTACATTTACCATGATTTTAAAAGGggttgggcttttattttgatatgttttgaCGCCGGAAGTCTaccaacagtttattttacagactttttatgcatctttaccttataaagtaaataaaataccaGTTACCAGTAAGtgttttaatatgttaatgtaattagttaattttattttgaaatgggaGATACCGGAAGTTGCACTCACGGTTTGTTATTTAACGGACTACTTTTTCTTATCCATGTTTACTGTAGAAACTTAAGTGTTTTAATACTTTACATGAACCAAGATGACATGGAAAAATTATGCATTTGTGTGGAAATTGAACTagattggttttattttgaaatgggttATACCGGAAGTGATACTAACGGTTCATTTTACGGACTTTTTATGCATATTTACCATTATAAAGATTAGTTAAAAGTGTTTAAGTACTTCACATGAACCAAGAAAACATGGAATATTGATGCATTTGTGGGGAGATGGACCgaacttggttttattttgaaatgcgTCGCGCCGGAAGTAGTCGTTTTCCGGTAAAAGTGTGAGTCGGTGATGAAGTCCGCCCCCCGGGAGGGGCCCCAGCGATGATTCACCGGGTTCGTAACGGGACGGAGGAGCGGCGGAGTCCGGACACGCCGCGCTTCTCACGGGGGGAACATGTTTCCGCTGTGGCTGTTCTGGGGTAAGAATTGATCCCACTTTACCGCCgaactggacttttattttgttggaacAAGCTGCTCCCAGATCAGCTGAAAGGTTCCGGAGAGCagataaagttattttactgaTAAAAGTGCGTTTTTAGgctttaaagattattttaaaactccgTGAAAAGCTTTAGCGGAATATAACAAAGTGCATTTATTCAGGTAGAtgaatatttcttgttttatgctgatttattttaaaaaaataaacttgttttagtGTTATTTTACACCAGCtcaaacatttaggttttataaCTAAtatatttagtgtttaaatgagacattttctgcttttccttttaaattatttcaataagTTTATAATTTTTGTCGTTTGGGACAAAAAAACTTAGTTTCTGCTCAGTTATTAAAGtttgaagttacaaaaatagacaaaataaaaccaaataaaaagctgGTTTATTTCATGAGACTTCAGTTTGTATTTACACTTTTACAGATTGgtgctaattttgttttaaaacatttctctgttgtgcaaaagttttgagCCAGCtctcatattttaaatattttattaaagaagcagttttttgtcttttttgttggtagatgtttctttaaatgagttttgttctcatttctttgggatttattacaaatttaacTAAAGACAACAGTTTTacaatcataaaaacaacagatttagaCCAAAAAACGAGTTTGTTAGCTGAAAATGAATTTATATataaagtttgacttttagGTTTGGTTCATCTGCTGTAATTATTGATTTCAGGGTCTAATATTATAAAGaatccaaataaacaaaaagaaaccgtTAATCAGATGAAGTCTTCTAAAGAGCTGATAGtcaataaataatgttttcctGATATCCTGCAGCTCGCCTCGGCTTTAATCAATCATTTTTAAGAACGacactaaactaaaataatttttagatGATAAACTGAACAGGAAAACCTGCTGAGCGAACGTCTGACAGCTTGGAttggaaacaaagaaataaaatggtgGCACTTCCTGTCGAACTGTTCACAGCCGGTTTGGAGCTCAGTTCGGGCCTTCTGTCCCACGCTCAGAACTACGAGGTGGTCCGACCTCGGAGACGCCCGGAGAGACGGACCAGGAGCCTGCAGGTCAGCCAGGTGAGGGGCGGAGCCAGCGACACCTTGGAGGCGCCGCAGGAACCTGGTTTGAATTTCCTTCGTTTCCTGCAGATTTATCCTGACGAGGTTCAGTACGACCTGACCGTCGGAGGCAGAAACCTCACcgttcagctggagaaaaacTGGTGCAATTCacattcctgtttttaacaaaataagagTCTCAACAAGTGAAGATATGAacacaaaaaagtgttttcttctctgttctGGTTCAGGAATCTTCTCGGGGAGAACTACACTGAAACATATTATTCAGAGGATGGAAAACGAGTGACGACGACACCAACCCAGGTGAGATCTGACTCCTAGtttctctggttttgttttgttttaggacattatatgcaataaaacaaactcacacatAACAGGATCACAAACAGACAACAAGAAAACAtctataaaagacaaaaatgatgaaaaaatatgtagaatattaaaaaataactgaatatgAAATCAGTTcatgacaaaaatcaaacatttaaattaaccTCAGTCTTTAAGAGTCAGAAATATGAaccttatttcttatttttatgattattttaacTGTTCCAGATggtttttgtacaaaaacaacattaattatcttttatttcCCATTTTTTGTAACAATCCTCCTCCTTAGTTTCCTTcttctttaaaagtttgatctgtttatt from Kryptolebias marmoratus isolate JLee-2015 linkage group LG17, ASM164957v2, whole genome shotgun sequence includes these protein-coding regions:
- the tubgcp2 gene encoding gamma-tubulin complex component 2 isoform X1 translates to MSEFRIHHDVNELLSLLQVRGGDGAEGYIDLLQKHRTPYVTTTVSAHSAKVKLAEFSKTPEDFLRKYDELKSKNLRSLDPLVYLLSKLCEDKETLQFLQQNAKERSESSANANSATTTSYSLPQTSTKMSMQELDELRKKLGNVTASSNAPLPAEVTRKMLRDKHNKKNPTQPNPVFPNWVYDRPALIGDFMTSPAPAADPAAAIGVQTGSSLLNLCCVSPHISKSCLRVLCSGTLPLSAQEQFVVEDLLFVLIGVDGRDITAQPVLGRQNRSFIVDTTLDMSVKELVNRILPVASYYSTITRFIEEKSSFEYGQVNHALTAAMRTLMKEYLILVTQLEHLQRQGLLSLQKLWFYIQPTMRTMEILASIASSLDKGDCMGGSTLSLLHDRTFNYTGDSQAQELCLYLTKAASVPYFEILEKWIYRGIIKDPYSEFMVEEHELQKEKIQEDYNDKYWDQRYTIVQHRIPSFLQKMADKILSTGKYLNVVRECGRDVTCPDAKEVLYTLKERAYVEQIEKAYNYASKVLLDFLMEEKELVSRLRSIKHYFLMDKGDFFVHFMDLTEEELKKPVDDIVPPRLEALLELALRMSTANTDPFKDDLKIDLMPHDVITQLLRVLAIETKQEKAIINAEPTDVALSGLEAFSFDYIVKWPLSLIINRKALTRYQMLFRHMFFCKHVERLLCNVWISNKDSKQYSLSSAKWFAAAFALRQRMLNFVQNIQYYMMFEVMEPTWHVMENNLKTASNIDDVLCHHTSFLDNCLKDCMLTNPELLRIFSKLMSVCLMFTSCMQRFTQSVRLERLSQEQDMMDAPPAQSEQPDEPEKKKPTAKLLAEHADGVQSDAGFEATIGKFDSNFSLLLLDLLDKLSIYSTNDCEHSMISIIYRLDFNGFYTERLERMAVERNQKAAA
- the tubgcp2 gene encoding gamma-tubulin complex component 2 isoform X2 → MSEFRIHHDVNELLSLLQVRGGDGAEGYIDLLQKHRTPYVTTTVSAHSAKVKLAEFSKTPEDFLRKYDELKSKNLRSLDPLVYLLSKLCEDKETLQFLQQNAKERSESSANANSATTTSYSLPQTSTKMSMQELDELRKKLGNVTASSNAPLPAEVTRKMLRDKHNKKNPTQPNPVFPNWVYDRPALIGDFMTSPAPAADPAAAIGTLPLSAQEQFVVEDLLFVLIGVDGRDITAQPVLGRQNRSFIVDTTLDMSVKELVNRILPVASYYSTITRFIEEKSSFEYGQVNHALTAAMRTLMKEYLILVTQLEHLQRQGLLSLQKLWFYIQPTMRTMEILASIASSLDKGDCMGGSTLSLLHDRTFNYTGDSQAQELCLYLTKAASVPYFEILEKWIYRGIIKDPYSEFMVEEHELQKEKIQEDYNDKYWDQRYTIVQHRIPSFLQKMADKILSTGKYLNVVRECGRDVTCPDAKEVLYTLKERAYVEQIEKAYNYASKVLLDFLMEEKELVSRLRSIKHYFLMDKGDFFVHFMDLTEEELKKPVDDIVPPRLEALLELALRMSTANTDPFKDDLKIDLMPHDVITQLLRVLAIETKQEKAIINAEPTDVALSGLEAFSFDYIVKWPLSLIINRKALTRYQMLFRHMFFCKHVERLLCNVWISNKDSKQYSLSSAKWFAAAFALRQRMLNFVQNIQYYMMFEVMEPTWHVMENNLKTASNIDDVLCHHTSFLDNCLKDCMLTNPELLRIFSKLMSVCLMFTSCMQRFTQSVRLERLSQEQDMMDAPPAQSEQPDEPEKKKPTAKLLAEHADGVQSDAGFEATIGKFDSNFSLLLLDLLDKLSIYSTNDCEHSMISIIYRLDFNGFYTERLERMAVERNQKAAA